GTTCGCGGATCTGACCGGCTGCACCGGTTTGGGACGGATAGGGACACCCCCGGTTTGAGCCCGGCGTGGGATCCGATAATGTTCACTGCGCGTCGAGGAAACAGCTCGGGGCACATGCGGACGTAGCGCAGCTGGTAGCGCATCACCTTGCCAAGGTGAGGGTCGCGGGTTCGAATCCCGTCGTCCGCTCGGAGCGGGCCTGGGGCTTGGGTTTTGATCCAGGTCAGCAGGGCGGCGCCGTTGGTGGAGTGGCCGAGAGGCGAGGCAACGGCCTGCAAAGCCGTGTACACGGGTTCAAATCCCGTCTCCACCTCCAACCCCCTCGCACCATGCGGGCGATTAGCTCAGTGGGAGAGCGCTACCTTGACACGGTAGAGGTCACTGGTTCAATCCCAGTATCGCCCACCCCGTATACGCAGTTCGGGCCCCGCTTCGGCGGGGCCTTTTGCTTGTCCGGCCCCGGCTCGTCCCGCCGGCCGCTCCGATGTGAACGATCTTCGGTCACCGACCGCCCACTCGGTCCACTTCCGCTCAGGCTTGCCACCGCCAGTAAGGTAAAGGGACGGTAAAGCGAGCGGAGGAGGTGGCGCATCGTGCGTTCCTCCCCCGGCTCTGCCCGAGCGGGCCGCCTCCGGCACCGACGCAACCCGTCGGCCCCACCGGCCCCACCGGCCCCATCGGTCCCGGCAACGCGGTCCGCTCACTCCGCCCTGCTCCTGCTGAGTGTGCTGGCCGTGCTGTTCGGGACCCTGCTGACCGGCCCCGAGCCCGCCGTCAGTCCTCCCCCGGCCCTGCGCGCCTCCGCCGCCGGCACCACCCACGCCTCGAACCCGGCCGGCGAACCCGTTGCCACCGCGGTCGCCGGCGGTGAGCACACCGCCACGTCCGCGTCACCGGCGCCGGACCACGGCGAGCGACCCGACGCGGCAGTGTCCGCCGGGGCACCGCTGATCTCCTGGGTGCACGGACTCAACTCCACCCTCCCCGACCAGGCGCCGACGCTCGGCGTCTCCGCCGCCACCGCGCCCCCGCCCGGGGCCACCCGGCAGGTGCACGCCGCCCTCACCGACCACCACCCGAGCCGCGCACCTCCGCAGGCCTGACGAGCCGACTCCGTCCGCCTGAGCTCTCCGCACGCCCCGGTACGCCCGTGCGTGCGCATCATCCGGAGGTCCGACCCGTGAACCGCTCCTGCGCGGTGCACGGCGTGGTCGCGCACCCCGGCCGGCCTGTCACCAGGCTCCGCGCCGGCACCTGCTCGTTCGTGGCTTCCCGCCACGACCACCGCGCCGTGACCCCACCCTCGCCGCCCACGCTCTCGCCGCCCACCCCACCGTCATGAGCGCCGCCGAGCTCAACGTCGTCCTCGCGGGCGCGATGCTCGTCCTGCTCGCCGCGACGGCCGCGGTCCGGCTGTCGGCGAAGGCGGGCCTGCCCACCCTGCTGGTCTACCTCGCCATCGGGCTGGTGATCGGCGAGGCCGGGCTCGGCCTGGAGTTCGAGGACGCCCAGCTCACCCAGAACCTCGGCCTGATCGCGCTCGCGGTGATCCTCGCCGAGGGCGGGCTCACCACCCGCTGGTCGGCGATCCGGCCGGTCGTCGAGGTCAGCGCGATCCTGGCCACCCTGGGCGTGGCGATCAGCGTCGCGGTCACCGCGTTCGTCGCCCATGCGGCCCTGGGCTTCGACTGGCGTACGTCGATCCTGCTCGCCGCCGCGGTCGGGTCCACCGACGCGGCCGCGGTGTTCTCCGTACTCCGCCGGCTGCCGCTGCCGAGCCGGCTCGGCGCGACCCTGGAGGCGGAGTCGGGGTTCAACGACCCGCCGGTGGTCATCCTGGTGACGCTGGTGGTCTCCGACGCCTGGACCCAGGCCAACCCGTTCGTCGCGCTCGGCCAGGTGGGCTACCAGCTGGTCGTCGGGGTCCTGGTCGGCCTGGTCGTCGGCCGGTTCGCCCAGTGGGTGCTGTCCCGCAGCGCGCTGCCGGCCGCGGGGCTGTATCCGATCGCGACCCTCGCCATGGCGCTGCTCGCCTACGCCGGAGCCGGGATGCTCAACGCCAGCGGACTGCTGGCGGCGTACGTCACCGGGTTGTGGCTCGGCAACGCACGCCTGCCGCACCGGCGGGCCACCCTGGGATTCGCCGAGGGCACCGCCTGGCTGGCCCAGATCGGGCTGTTCGTCCTGCTCGGGCTGCTGGTCAGCCCGGCCCGGCTGGCCGCGGCCCTGGTGCCGGCACTGGTCGTCGGAGGCGCGCTGCTGTTGCTGGCCCGGCCGCTGACCGTGCTCATCTGTACGACCGGATTCCGGGTGCCGTGGCGCGAGAAGGTGTTCATGTCCTGGGCCGGGCTGCGGGGAGCGGTGCCGATCGTGGTGGCCACCTTCCCGCTCAGCGCGGGCCTGCCCGCGGCCACCATGATCTTCGACGTCGTCTTCGTCCTGGTGGTGGTCTTCACCCTGATCCAGGGACCCACGCTGCCGTTCCTCGCCCGGTGGCTGGGGATCGGCTCCGCCGGGCAGGCGCTGGACCTGACCGTGGAGTCGGCCCCGCTGGAGGAGGCGGATGCCGAACTGCTCCAGGTCGGCGTACCACCGGGGTCCCGCCTCGTCGGCGTCTACGTCGACGAGCTGCGGCTGCCCACCGGCGCCGCGGTCAGCCTCGTCGTCCGCACCGGCGGGGCGTTCGTTCCCACCGGCCACACCGTCGTCCGGTCCGGGGACCAGCTGCTGGTGGTCACCACGACGAGCGCGCGGCCGCAGACCGAACGCCGGTTGCGAGCAGTGGGCCGGGCCGGGCGGCTGGCCCGGTGGTTCGGCGAACACGGCGAGGACCCACCGCCTGCCGCCACCATCCGCCCGCGCACCTTCCGCCCGCGAACCAGGACGGACATCTCATGACCCTGACAGCAGTCCTCGCCGTAGGCATCTTCGTCATCGCCTACGTGTTCATCGCCACCGAGAAGGTGAACCGGGTCACGGCGGCGCTGGCCGGCGCCGGCCTGATGGCGCTGGCCGGCATCGTCGACGCCCACTCCGCGTTCTTCGCCGAGGAGACCGGCGTGGAGTGGAACGTCATCTTCCTGCTGCTCGGGATGATGATCATCGTCAGCATCCTCAAACAGACCGGGCTGTTCCAGTTCCTCGCGATCTGGGCGGCGAAGCGGGCGCGCGGCCGGCCGTACCGCCTGATGGTCATGCTCCTGCTCATCACCGCGGTGCTGTCGCCGTTCCTGGACAACGTGACCACGGTGCTGCTGATCGCCCCGGTCACGGTGCTGGTCTGCCGGCGGCTCGGGCTCCCGGTCGCGCCGTACCTCATCGCGGAGGCCCTGGTCTCCAACATCGCCGGCACCGCCACCCTGATCGGCGACCCGCCGAACATCATCATCGGCACCCGCGCCGGCCTGTCGTTCAACGACTTCCTGTTCAACCTCGCACCGATCGTGGTCGTCCTCGTCGGTGTGTTCCTGCTGATGTGCCGGTGGCTGTTCAGGGACACCCTGCGCCGCCGGCCGCAGCACGCCGAGGACCTGATGGACCTCGACGAGCGGGAGGCGATCACCGACCCGAAGATGCTGGTCCGGTGCCTCGTCGTGCTGTCGGCGGTGGTGGTCGCGTTCGCGCTGCACTCGGTGTTCCACCTCGAGCCCTCCATCGTCGCGCTGCTCGGCGCCGGGGTGATGGTGGTGGTGTCCGGGACGTCGTCCCAGCAGTTCCTGGAGGAGGTGGAGTGGTCGACCCTGGTGTTCTTCATGGGACTGTTCGTGCTGGTCGGCGGGCTGGTGCGCACCGGCGTGATCGAGTGGCTGGGCGAGGCGGCGATCTCCGCGGTCGGCGGTGAGTACCTCCTCGCCGCGACCGCGCTGCTGTTCGGCTCGGCGGTCCTCGGCGCGTTCGTGGACAACATCCCGTACGTCGCGACGATGGTGCCGATCGTGCAGGGCGTGGTGGACGCGGCGCCCGACCCCGAGCAGGGCACCGCGCTGTGGTGGGCGTTCGCGCTCGGCGCTGACCTCGGCGGCAACGCCACCGCGGTCGCGGCCAGCGCCAACGTCGTGGTCCTCGGCATCGCCGCCCGCAACGGCGAGCGGATCAGCTTCTGGGAGTTCACGAAGTACGGCGCGATCGTCACCGTGGTGACGGTGTCGCTGGCCTGGCCCTACGTCTGGCTGCGCTACTTCGCCTTCGGCTGAGGGGAGACGTCGCCGGCCCTGTCGCCGGCCCTGTCGTCGGCCCTGTCGCCGGCCCGGTCGGTCAGGTCGTCGGTGAGGTCGTCGGGGTTGCGCGCCTCCAGCGGGTGCTCCCCGGCGGTCACGCCGGGAAACACCTCGGTCCGGCGCGGAGACGCCTCCCGCGGCGCCTCCGCCCCGTCCGCCACCCGGCGGCGGGCCTCGGCCCGGCGTTCCAGATGGGCGTGCAGGGTCGCGTTGAACGCCGCACCGACCAGCAGCGAGATCACCACGACGTACAACCACAACAACACCACGATCGGCGCGGCCAGCGGCCCGTAGATCGAGGTGCCGCCGATGGTCTGGGTGAGCGTGGTCCGCAGCACCCAGCCACCGGCGAGCCACATCACCATGGCCACCGCGGCGCCGCCGAAGTCGTGCCGCCAGGGAGTTCGCTCCGGCAGCGCCAGGTGGTAGAGCGTGGCGAGGAACCCGGTGGAGGCCACCACCACGACCGGCCAGTACAACGAGACCAGGAACTGCAGCCGCGACGGCAGGAACGAGTCGACCAGCGTCGGGCCGGCCAGCACCAGCGGGATGACCACGATGCCGATGGCCAGGGCCACGACGTACATCGAGAACGACAGCACCCTGGTCCGGACGATGCCGCGCCGACCGCCGAAGCCGTACATGATCGTGATCGTGTCGATGAGGACGTTCAGCGCCCGCGAGCCCGACCACAGCGCGAGCACGAACCCGATCGAGATGACGTCGGCGCGGCCGCGGTCGAGGACGGCGTTCAGCGTGGGGACGATCACCCGCTGGACGCTGTCCTCGGTGAGGGCGCCGCGGGCGATGTCGACCAGCTGGCCCTTGACCTCGTTGATCGCGTGGGGGCCGAAGCCGCCCACGACATAGCCGACGGATCCGGCGAGCCCGAAGACGAGGGGCGGAAGGGACAGGATGGCGAAGAACGCGCCCTCCGCGGCCAGGCCGGTCACGCGGTAGCGCAGGCAGGTGGCGACCGTCCCCCGGACCAGGCGCCACGCGAGCGTACGGCGGACCCGGCGACGGATCCTGACCACTCTTCGCGCCCCCACGGGTCCGGCCCTCATGAGGCATACCGTAACGACATGAACCCAACGGGCCCCGCGACGTCCCGTACCACCGGCACCGGCGAGTCCGCGGCCCGGTCCGGCGGCCGGTCCGGTGGGCGGCGGTTCGCGACCCACACGGTGTCCAACCAGCCGCCGCCACTGGCACCCCACGACGCGCTCGCCGCCGACCACGCGCTCGGCGAGGCACTCGACCGCTGGTGCCGCCCGGGACTCGCCGCCCCCGGTGGGCAGCTCGCCGAGATCGGCGCGCTGGCCGGGTCGGAGCAGGCCCGGGAGTGGGCGTTCGACGCCCACCGGCACCCGCCGCGCCTGGTCACCCACGACCGCTACGGCGAACGCGCCGACGAGGTGGAGTTCCACCCCTCGTGGCACCACCTGCTCGGGCGGGCGGTCGGCTGGGGCCTGCACGGGGCGGCGTGGACCGCCGGGGAGGCCACGCCCCACCTGGCCCGGGCCGCCGGCTTCTACCTGTGGAGCCAGGCCGAGGCCGGGCACGGCTGCCCGGTGTCGATGACGTACGCCGCGGTGCCGGCGCTGCGCGCGGAGGAGTCCCTGTCCGCCGCGTGGACGCCGCTGCTGTCCTCCACCGCGTACGACCCGGGGCTGCGGCCGGCCGCCGGCAAGCGGGGCGCGCTGGCCGGGATGGCGATGACGGAGAAGCAGGGCGGCTCGGACGTACGTTCCAACACCACGCGGGCCGACCCGGCCGGCGCCGGAGGTGGTGACGGTACTGACGGGGTTGACGGGGGTGGTGGGGAGTACGTCCTGACCGGGCACAAGTGGTT
This Actinopolymorpha cephalotaxi DNA region includes the following protein-coding sequences:
- a CDS encoding potassium/proton antiporter, which encodes MSAAELNVVLAGAMLVLLAATAAVRLSAKAGLPTLLVYLAIGLVIGEAGLGLEFEDAQLTQNLGLIALAVILAEGGLTTRWSAIRPVVEVSAILATLGVAISVAVTAFVAHAALGFDWRTSILLAAAVGSTDAAAVFSVLRRLPLPSRLGATLEAESGFNDPPVVILVTLVVSDAWTQANPFVALGQVGYQLVVGVLVGLVVGRFAQWVLSRSALPAAGLYPIATLAMALLAYAGAGMLNASGLLAAYVTGLWLGNARLPHRRATLGFAEGTAWLAQIGLFVLLGLLVSPARLAAALVPALVVGGALLLLARPLTVLICTTGFRVPWREKVFMSWAGLRGAVPIVVATFPLSAGLPAATMIFDVVFVLVVVFTLIQGPTLPFLARWLGIGSAGQALDLTVESAPLEEADAELLQVGVPPGSRLVGVYVDELRLPTGAAVSLVVRTGGAFVPTGHTVVRSGDQLLVVTTTSARPQTERRLRAVGRAGRLARWFGEHGEDPPPAATIRPRTFRPRTRTDIS
- a CDS encoding ArsB/NhaD family transporter, with amino-acid sequence MTLTAVLAVGIFVIAYVFIATEKVNRVTAALAGAGLMALAGIVDAHSAFFAEETGVEWNVIFLLLGMMIIVSILKQTGLFQFLAIWAAKRARGRPYRLMVMLLLITAVLSPFLDNVTTVLLIAPVTVLVCRRLGLPVAPYLIAEALVSNIAGTATLIGDPPNIIIGTRAGLSFNDFLFNLAPIVVVLVGVFLLMCRWLFRDTLRRRPQHAEDLMDLDEREAITDPKMLVRCLVVLSAVVVAFALHSVFHLEPSIVALLGAGVMVVVSGTSSQQFLEEVEWSTLVFFMGLFVLVGGLVRTGVIEWLGEAAISAVGGEYLLAATALLFGSAVLGAFVDNIPYVATMVPIVQGVVDAAPDPEQGTALWWAFALGADLGGNATAVAASANVVVLGIAARNGERISFWEFTKYGAIVTVVTVSLAWPYVWLRYFAFG
- a CDS encoding YihY/virulence factor BrkB family protein; this translates as MRAGPVGARRVVRIRRRVRRTLAWRLVRGTVATCLRYRVTGLAAEGAFFAILSLPPLVFGLAGSVGYVVGGFGPHAINEVKGQLVDIARGALTEDSVQRVIVPTLNAVLDRGRADVISIGFVLALWSGSRALNVLIDTITIMYGFGGRRGIVRTRVLSFSMYVVALAIGIVVIPLVLAGPTLVDSFLPSRLQFLVSLYWPVVVVASTGFLATLYHLALPERTPWRHDFGGAAVAMVMWLAGGWVLRTTLTQTIGGTSIYGPLAAPIVVLLWLYVVVISLLVGAAFNATLHAHLERRAEARRRVADGAEAPREASPRRTEVFPGVTAGEHPLEARNPDDLTDDLTDRAGDRADDRAGDRAGDVSPQPKAK